In Aminiphilus circumscriptus DSM 16581, the sequence CGCGGCGGCGACGTCCGCCACCGTCTCGGCGCCCTGAGCGATGGCGCGCACCACGTCACGCTTGGTCGTTCCCGTCGCCGCGCACACCACGGTCTGCTGCGACGCTTTTTCCCAATCCATATGCTCTTCCCCCTCATCGTCTCGATTGTGTTCCATGTGTTTTATTTCCTTG encodes:
- a CDS encoding (2Fe-2S)-binding protein, translated to MEHNRDDEGEEHMDWEKASQQTVVCAATGTTKRDVVRAIAQGAETVADVAAATGACGECCAENLQGILDVYLTALRVMRSGCG